The DNA sequence CCTTGGAGTCTTCGGTATCTGCAAGCAACCGCTTGAAAGTGAACGAAGGGTGGACTGATAAATTCATCTTCCCTCCTTACGATTTCAAAATCTGTAACGCGTTAATTTCCAATTTCCACATGCCTGAATCAACCTTGTTGATGATGTCTGCGGCCTTTGGTGGTTATGAGTTTGTTATGGAAGCTTATCAGGAAGCTATTAAAGAAAAATACCGTTTCTTCTCTTACGGAGATGCGATGTTGATTCTTTAATCCAACATATTTAAAAGAAACGGCAGTCGATTCGGTTGCCGTTTTTTTTATGTGTTTTTTATTTTTCTGGTTACAAACGAAAGCAATCGAATGTTTTTGTACCTGACGACGCGGGGCTGTCGCATCATTTTCAATTACTGATCAAATTTTATTCTCCCACTTATGTATCTTGGGTTAAAACCCGAAGCTATTACAAAATGCACCTTCGGCACATGAGTCCTGAAAAGACTTTTTGTAATAGACATGGCATTCATTCCATGGTAAAAATAGGCGTGAGTAAATTTTATTTGGTGTGATAAATCACGAACATAGTTCTGCAACGTCCCTACAAACCATTAAAATCAAAATCCTTTTAATCTCATTAATCTGTGGACAAAAAAATATCCTATAAATGAGTAACAAACAAAAATATGCCGTGATTGTCGCTGGGGGCAGTGGCAGTCGCATGCAAAGCGATATCCCCAAGCAATTTTTACTGGTAGATCAACTGCCAATATTGATGCACACCATCAATGCTTTTTATGCTTATTCCAGCGAAATCAATGTTATTGTGGTATTGCCTTCGGCAGAAATTCCTTATTGGCACGAGCTCTGCACGAAACATCGGTTCGATAAAAAAGTAACCGTCACTGCTGGCGGTGCATCGCGCTTTCAGTCGGTAAAAAATGGGCTTAGCATCATTAAAGATTCAGGGCTGGTTGCAATCCACGACGGTGTCAGGCCCTTCGTAAGCACGGCCGTTATTCAGCAGAGTTTCGCTGTGGCTGAACAAAAGGGCAATGCCGTGGTCGCTGTTCCAATGAAGGATTCCCTACGACAGGTAAACCAAGACGACACCAACAATAGCGTTGACCGTGCGGCCTTCAGGATTATTCAAACGCCGCAGACTTTCCAGACGGAATTATTGATCGGCGCTTACGACACTCCCGAACTGACCACCTTTACCGATGACGCCAGCGTGATCGAACATGCAGGTCATGCCATCCACCTGATCGATGGAACATATGAAAATATCAAGATCACCACGCCAGAAGATTTACCGATTGCAGAGGTGCTTCTGAAGCGAAAAAACGGATAAAAAAAAAGACTGATGCTTATCATCAGTCTTTCTTATTTCAAACCTAATATTCATCTTCATTAAAGAAGAAGTCATC is a window from the Persicobacter psychrovividus genome containing:
- a CDS encoding 2-C-methyl-D-erythritol 4-phosphate cytidylyltransferase, translating into MSNKQKYAVIVAGGSGSRMQSDIPKQFLLVDQLPILMHTINAFYAYSSEINVIVVLPSAEIPYWHELCTKHRFDKKVTVTAGGASRFQSVKNGLSIIKDSGLVAIHDGVRPFVSTAVIQQSFAVAEQKGNAVVAVPMKDSLRQVNQDDTNNSVDRAAFRIIQTPQTFQTELLIGAYDTPELTTFTDDASVIEHAGHAIHLIDGTYENIKITTPEDLPIAEVLLKRKNG